From a region of the Oncorhynchus keta strain PuntledgeMale-10-30-2019 chromosome 13, Oket_V2, whole genome shotgun sequence genome:
- the LOC118392249 gene encoding cysteine-rich with EGF-like domain protein 2 isoform X1: protein MLSFNQLLWLFCSLAFILLSQCTYAKYLKSSCNTCKQIADNFSKGLDRTKKQNFGGGNTAWEERALSKYETSEIRLVEILENLCDSSSFDCNHMVEEHEDHFETWWFKRQNKHPDLYKWFCVDTIKVCCSTGTFGPDCNACVAGSERPCHGNGVCDGDGTRGGNGRCNCDHGYKGEFCLDCMDGYFNEIRNDTFSLCTECHTSCKTCTGLTNEDCEKCKTGWGEDDEGTCLDVNECLNDPPLCKEDQYCLNTDGSFSCKGCDEVCSGCTGAGPDKCQSCAPGYQDTEGTCTDVNECEQTDAVCTAENQECFNNKGSYICICASRYEEQEGVCVKIPEPEENEAEIVKHPEEHEDL from the exons ATGCTATCGTTCAATCAATTATTGTGGCTATTTTGTAGCCTAGCTTTTATTTTACTATCACAATGCACCTATGCAAAATACTTAAAAAGCTCATGTAATACCTGCAAACAGATAGCTGATAACTTCAGTAAG GGATTGGACCGAACGAAAAAGCAGAACTTTGGTGGAGGAAACACCGCTTGGGAGGAGAGGGCACTTTCCAAATATGAGACAAG TGAGATCCGCCTAGTTGAGATTCTGGAGAATCTGTGTGACAGCAGCAGCTTTGACTGTAACCACATGGTAGAGGAGCACGAGGACCACTTTGAGACCTGGTGGTTCAAGAG GCAAAATAAGCATCCTGATCTGTATAAGTGGTTTTGCGTTGATACCATCAAGGTGTGCTGTTCGACGGGAACGTTTGGCCCTGATTGTAATG CCTGTGTGGCGGGTTCTGAGAGGCCTTGCCATGGCAACGGCGTTTGTGATGGTGATGGAACACGAGGGGGTAACGGCAGGTGCAACTGTGACCATGGTTACAAGGGGGAGTTCTGTCTGGACTGCATGGACGGATACTTCAATGAAATTAGGAACGACACGTTTTCACTATGCACAG AGTGCCACACCTCCTGCAAGACCTGCACTGGTCTAACCAATGAGGACTGTGAGAAGTGCAAGACTGGCTGGGGGGAGGATGATGAGGGGACCTGTCTTG ATGTGAACGAGTGCTTGAACGACCCTCCTCTCTGCAAAGAGGATCAGTACTGTCTGAACACGGATGGCTCGTTCTCCTGTAAAG GCTGTGACGAGGTGTGTTCAGGCTGTACTGGGGCAGGGCCTGATAAGTGCCAGAGCTGTGCTCCTGGGTACCAGGACACAGAGGGCACCTGCACAG ATGTGAACGAGTGTGAGCAGACTGATGCTGTGTGTACTGCGGAGAACCAGGAGTGTTTTAACAACAAAGGAAGCTACATCTGTATCTGTGCCAGCAGGTACGAGGAACAGGAGGGAGTCTGTGTCAAAATACCAGAGCCAG AGGAGAATGAGGCAGAAATAGTGAAACATCCAGAAGAGCACGAAGACCTTTGA
- the LOC118392249 gene encoding cysteine-rich with EGF-like domain protein 2 isoform X2: MLSFNQLLWLFCSLAFILLSQCTYAKYLKSSCNTCKQIADNFSKGLDRTKKQNFGGGNTAWEERALSKYETSEIRLVEILENLCDSSSFDCNHMVEEHEDHFETWWFKSFLLTACVAGSERPCHGNGVCDGDGTRGGNGRCNCDHGYKGEFCLDCMDGYFNEIRNDTFSLCTECHTSCKTCTGLTNEDCEKCKTGWGEDDEGTCLDVNECLNDPPLCKEDQYCLNTDGSFSCKGCDEVCSGCTGAGPDKCQSCAPGYQDTEGTCTDVNECEQTDAVCTAENQECFNNKGSYICICASRYEEQEGVCVKIPEPEENEAEIVKHPEEHEDL; the protein is encoded by the exons ATGCTATCGTTCAATCAATTATTGTGGCTATTTTGTAGCCTAGCTTTTATTTTACTATCACAATGCACCTATGCAAAATACTTAAAAAGCTCATGTAATACCTGCAAACAGATAGCTGATAACTTCAGTAAG GGATTGGACCGAACGAAAAAGCAGAACTTTGGTGGAGGAAACACCGCTTGGGAGGAGAGGGCACTTTCCAAATATGAGACAAG TGAGATCCGCCTAGTTGAGATTCTGGAGAATCTGTGTGACAGCAGCAGCTTTGACTGTAACCACATGGTAGAGGAGCACGAGGACCACTTTGAGACCTGGTGGTTCAAGAG TTTCCTCCTGACAGCCTGTGTGGCGGGTTCTGAGAGGCCTTGCCATGGCAACGGCGTTTGTGATGGTGATGGAACACGAGGGGGTAACGGCAGGTGCAACTGTGACCATGGTTACAAGGGGGAGTTCTGTCTGGACTGCATGGACGGATACTTCAATGAAATTAGGAACGACACGTTTTCACTATGCACAG AGTGCCACACCTCCTGCAAGACCTGCACTGGTCTAACCAATGAGGACTGTGAGAAGTGCAAGACTGGCTGGGGGGAGGATGATGAGGGGACCTGTCTTG ATGTGAACGAGTGCTTGAACGACCCTCCTCTCTGCAAAGAGGATCAGTACTGTCTGAACACGGATGGCTCGTTCTCCTGTAAAG GCTGTGACGAGGTGTGTTCAGGCTGTACTGGGGCAGGGCCTGATAAGTGCCAGAGCTGTGCTCCTGGGTACCAGGACACAGAGGGCACCTGCACAG ATGTGAACGAGTGTGAGCAGACTGATGCTGTGTGTACTGCGGAGAACCAGGAGTGTTTTAACAACAAAGGAAGCTACATCTGTATCTGTGCCAGCAGGTACGAGGAACAGGAGGGAGTCTGTGTCAAAATACCAGAGCCAG AGGAGAATGAGGCAGAAATAGTGAAACATCCAGAAGAGCACGAAGACCTTTGA
- the LOC118392249 gene encoding cysteine-rich with EGF-like domain protein 2 isoform X5 gives MLSFNQLLWLFCSLAFILLSQCTYAKYLKSSCNTCKQIADNFSKGLDRTKKQNFGGGNTAWEERALSKYETSEIRLVEILENLCDSSSFDCNHMVEEHEDHFETWWFKRQNKHPDLYKWFCVDTIKVCCSTGTFGPDCNACVAGSERPCHGNGVCDGDGTRGGNGRCNCDHGYKGEFCLDCMDGYFNEIRNDTFSLCTECHTSCKTCTGLTNEDCEKCKTGWGEDDEGTCLDVNECEQTDAVCTAENQECFNNKGSYICICASRYEEQEGVCVKIPEPEENEAEIVKHPEEHEDL, from the exons ATGCTATCGTTCAATCAATTATTGTGGCTATTTTGTAGCCTAGCTTTTATTTTACTATCACAATGCACCTATGCAAAATACTTAAAAAGCTCATGTAATACCTGCAAACAGATAGCTGATAACTTCAGTAAG GGATTGGACCGAACGAAAAAGCAGAACTTTGGTGGAGGAAACACCGCTTGGGAGGAGAGGGCACTTTCCAAATATGAGACAAG TGAGATCCGCCTAGTTGAGATTCTGGAGAATCTGTGTGACAGCAGCAGCTTTGACTGTAACCACATGGTAGAGGAGCACGAGGACCACTTTGAGACCTGGTGGTTCAAGAG GCAAAATAAGCATCCTGATCTGTATAAGTGGTTTTGCGTTGATACCATCAAGGTGTGCTGTTCGACGGGAACGTTTGGCCCTGATTGTAATG CCTGTGTGGCGGGTTCTGAGAGGCCTTGCCATGGCAACGGCGTTTGTGATGGTGATGGAACACGAGGGGGTAACGGCAGGTGCAACTGTGACCATGGTTACAAGGGGGAGTTCTGTCTGGACTGCATGGACGGATACTTCAATGAAATTAGGAACGACACGTTTTCACTATGCACAG AGTGCCACACCTCCTGCAAGACCTGCACTGGTCTAACCAATGAGGACTGTGAGAAGTGCAAGACTGGCTGGGGGGAGGATGATGAGGGGACCTGTCTTG ATGTGAACGAGTGTGAGCAGACTGATGCTGTGTGTACTGCGGAGAACCAGGAGTGTTTTAACAACAAAGGAAGCTACATCTGTATCTGTGCCAGCAGGTACGAGGAACAGGAGGGAGTCTGTGTCAAAATACCAGAGCCAG AGGAGAATGAGGCAGAAATAGTGAAACATCCAGAAGAGCACGAAGACCTTTGA
- the LOC118392249 gene encoding cysteine-rich with EGF-like domain protein 2 isoform X4: protein MLSFNQLLWLFCSLAFILLSQCTYAKYLKSSCNTCKQIADNFSKGLDRTKKQNFGGGNTAWEERALSKYETSEIRLVEILENLCDSSSFDCNHMVEEHEDHFETWWFKRQNKHPDLYKWFCVDTIKVCCSTGTFGPDCNACVAGSERPCHGNGVCDGDGTRGGNGRCNCDHGYKGEFCLDCMDGYFNEIRNDTFSLCTECHTSCKTCTGLTNEDCEKCKTGWGEDDEGTCLDVNECLNDPPLCKEDQYCLNTDGSFSCKGCDEVCSGCTGAGPDKCQSCAPGYQDTEGTCTGTRNRRESVSKYQSQRRMRQK from the exons ATGCTATCGTTCAATCAATTATTGTGGCTATTTTGTAGCCTAGCTTTTATTTTACTATCACAATGCACCTATGCAAAATACTTAAAAAGCTCATGTAATACCTGCAAACAGATAGCTGATAACTTCAGTAAG GGATTGGACCGAACGAAAAAGCAGAACTTTGGTGGAGGAAACACCGCTTGGGAGGAGAGGGCACTTTCCAAATATGAGACAAG TGAGATCCGCCTAGTTGAGATTCTGGAGAATCTGTGTGACAGCAGCAGCTTTGACTGTAACCACATGGTAGAGGAGCACGAGGACCACTTTGAGACCTGGTGGTTCAAGAG GCAAAATAAGCATCCTGATCTGTATAAGTGGTTTTGCGTTGATACCATCAAGGTGTGCTGTTCGACGGGAACGTTTGGCCCTGATTGTAATG CCTGTGTGGCGGGTTCTGAGAGGCCTTGCCATGGCAACGGCGTTTGTGATGGTGATGGAACACGAGGGGGTAACGGCAGGTGCAACTGTGACCATGGTTACAAGGGGGAGTTCTGTCTGGACTGCATGGACGGATACTTCAATGAAATTAGGAACGACACGTTTTCACTATGCACAG AGTGCCACACCTCCTGCAAGACCTGCACTGGTCTAACCAATGAGGACTGTGAGAAGTGCAAGACTGGCTGGGGGGAGGATGATGAGGGGACCTGTCTTG ATGTGAACGAGTGCTTGAACGACCCTCCTCTCTGCAAAGAGGATCAGTACTGTCTGAACACGGATGGCTCGTTCTCCTGTAAAG GCTGTGACGAGGTGTGTTCAGGCTGTACTGGGGCAGGGCCTGATAAGTGCCAGAGCTGTGCTCCTGGGTACCAGGACACAGAGGGCACCTGCACAG GTACGAGGAACAGGAGGGAGTCTGTGTCAAAATACCAGAGCCAG AGGAGAATGAGGCAGAAATAG
- the LOC118392249 gene encoding cysteine-rich with EGF-like domain protein 2 isoform X3 has translation MLSFNQLLWLFCSLAFILLSQCTYAKYLKSSCNTCKQIADNFSKGLDRTKKQNFGGGNTAWEERALSKYETSEIRLVEILENLCDSSSFDCNHMVEEHEDHFETWWFKRQNKHPDLYKWFCVDTIKVCCSTGTFGPDCNACVAGSERPCHGNGVCDGDGTRGGNGRCNCDHGYKGEFCLDCMDGYFNEIRNDTFSLCTECHTSCKTCTGLTNEDCEKCKTGWGEDDEGTCLDVNECLNDPPLCKEDQYCLNTDGSFSCKGCDEVCSGCTGAGPDKCQSCAPGYQDTEGTCTDVNECEQTDAVCTAENQECFNNKGSYICICASRGE, from the exons ATGCTATCGTTCAATCAATTATTGTGGCTATTTTGTAGCCTAGCTTTTATTTTACTATCACAATGCACCTATGCAAAATACTTAAAAAGCTCATGTAATACCTGCAAACAGATAGCTGATAACTTCAGTAAG GGATTGGACCGAACGAAAAAGCAGAACTTTGGTGGAGGAAACACCGCTTGGGAGGAGAGGGCACTTTCCAAATATGAGACAAG TGAGATCCGCCTAGTTGAGATTCTGGAGAATCTGTGTGACAGCAGCAGCTTTGACTGTAACCACATGGTAGAGGAGCACGAGGACCACTTTGAGACCTGGTGGTTCAAGAG GCAAAATAAGCATCCTGATCTGTATAAGTGGTTTTGCGTTGATACCATCAAGGTGTGCTGTTCGACGGGAACGTTTGGCCCTGATTGTAATG CCTGTGTGGCGGGTTCTGAGAGGCCTTGCCATGGCAACGGCGTTTGTGATGGTGATGGAACACGAGGGGGTAACGGCAGGTGCAACTGTGACCATGGTTACAAGGGGGAGTTCTGTCTGGACTGCATGGACGGATACTTCAATGAAATTAGGAACGACACGTTTTCACTATGCACAG AGTGCCACACCTCCTGCAAGACCTGCACTGGTCTAACCAATGAGGACTGTGAGAAGTGCAAGACTGGCTGGGGGGAGGATGATGAGGGGACCTGTCTTG ATGTGAACGAGTGCTTGAACGACCCTCCTCTCTGCAAAGAGGATCAGTACTGTCTGAACACGGATGGCTCGTTCTCCTGTAAAG GCTGTGACGAGGTGTGTTCAGGCTGTACTGGGGCAGGGCCTGATAAGTGCCAGAGCTGTGCTCCTGGGTACCAGGACACAGAGGGCACCTGCACAG ATGTGAACGAGTGTGAGCAGACTGATGCTGTGTGTACTGCGGAGAACCAGGAGTGTTTTAACAACAAAGGAAGCTACATCTGTATCTGTGCCAGCAG AGGAGAATGA